A single genomic interval of Desulfuromonas sp. harbors:
- a CDS encoding tetratricopeptide repeat protein: MNEEFDEYLEENDDTLELAQMSLDRGDDSGALEMAENCLENHPLRVDALNLCAVAAFNLGDEVKALGLFQKALRLEPRNGSIHHNYGVLLERIGEYQEALSHFRRCLDLQPDFPEAYLNLGNVLDGLGRTEESLEWYDKALKRMPEAIDPLYNKGYALNHLGRFEEALDVFTRALGIRSNDASCLNGKGYALSGLGRDEEALKDYDRAIAREPDTAIYRYNRGLSYYRLGRHQAALDDLKVVRKLDPGFFEAWVETASLLTDLGHFGEALVVLEEAERLEPGSPEPPFYRGVILEKQGDAAGALAALDESLGRDPDAVHALNNKGNVLMDMGRVDEALVCFDAVLEKDSRYSLAHYNRACAMALKGQVREAVRSLEEAATLDPQFLEDADRDPDFDPIRNRPSFRRLFGSNKAV, translated from the coding sequence ATGAACGAGGAATTCGACGAATACCTGGAAGAGAACGACGACACCCTGGAACTGGCCCAGATGTCTTTGGACCGGGGGGATGACAGCGGCGCTCTGGAGATGGCGGAAAACTGCCTGGAGAACCATCCGCTGCGGGTTGATGCCCTGAACCTCTGCGCGGTGGCGGCCTTTAACCTGGGGGATGAGGTCAAGGCTCTGGGGTTGTTCCAGAAGGCCTTGCGCCTGGAACCCCGCAACGGATCGATCCATCACAATTACGGCGTGCTTCTGGAACGCATCGGCGAATACCAGGAGGCCCTGAGTCACTTCCGGCGTTGCCTTGATCTGCAGCCTGACTTTCCAGAGGCCTACCTCAACCTCGGCAACGTTCTGGACGGATTGGGACGGACCGAGGAGTCACTGGAGTGGTACGATAAGGCCCTCAAGCGGATGCCGGAGGCCATCGACCCCCTCTACAACAAGGGGTACGCCCTCAACCACTTGGGTCGCTTCGAAGAAGCCCTGGACGTCTTCACCCGGGCTCTGGGTATTCGCTCCAACGACGCTTCCTGTTTGAACGGCAAGGGCTACGCTCTTTCCGGCTTGGGGCGCGACGAGGAGGCCCTGAAGGATTACGATCGGGCCATCGCGCGCGAACCCGACACCGCCATCTATCGCTACAATCGCGGTCTTTCCTACTATCGGCTGGGCCGCCATCAGGCAGCCCTGGACGACCTAAAGGTCGTTCGGAAGCTCGATCCCGGATTTTTCGAGGCCTGGGTCGAGACGGCCAGCCTGCTCACCGACCTGGGGCATTTCGGCGAAGCTTTGGTGGTGCTAGAAGAAGCCGAACGGCTGGAGCCGGGCAGCCCCGAACCGCCTTTCTACCGGGGGGTGATCCTGGAGAAGCAGGGGGATGCAGCGGGGGCACTGGCCGCCTTGGACGAGAGCCTTGGCCGCGACCCCGATGCGGTTCATGCCCTCAACAACAAGGGGAACGTGCTCATGGACATGGGCCGGGTGGACGAGGCCCTTGTCTGCTTCGATGCGGTCCTCGAAAAGGACAGCCGCTATTCCCTGGCTCATTACAACCGGGCATGTGCTATGGCCCTCAAGGGCCAGGTGCGCGAGGCCGTACGGTCTCTCGAAGAGGCAGCAACTCTCGATCCGCAATTTTTGGAGGACGCCGATCGTGATCCGGATTTTGACCCGATTCGCAACCGGCCTTCTTTCCGGCGCCTGTTCGGGAGCAATAAGGCGGTGTGA
- a CDS encoding bifunctional oligoribonuclease/PAP phosphatase NrnA: MTAEGSRSRTFSDQLIEWVRGKGRILIVAHDNPDPDSLASAFALQHLFLVKAGQEATIAFGGVIGRGENRAMVHELEIGAVPIDGLDLDQYGVVCMVDTQPGTGNNSFPAGRRVHVVIDHHPLRIEAPGPWVDVRENYGASATILFEYLVAQDVYLSTKLATILFYAIKSETQDLGREWCRADREAYLSLLPLANNRILFNITHPKSPRAYFFSFYRALKNARIFDRVLVFNLYDIEIPDMVAEMADFLLRMEGIEVVLGMGRYGEKEILSLRTSDLSLKAGEALHRVVDGLGSAGGHGMTAGGQIRSMQGSKAAQRELEETLTRRLLKTLGMPLVYGAKLIPS; encoded by the coding sequence ATGACCGCGGAGGGGAGCCGTTCCAGGACCTTTTCCGACCAGTTGATCGAGTGGGTGCGGGGCAAGGGGCGCATCCTGATCGTGGCCCATGACAATCCGGACCCCGATTCTCTGGCTTCCGCTTTCGCCCTCCAGCACCTGTTTCTGGTCAAGGCCGGGCAGGAGGCGACCATCGCCTTCGGCGGAGTGATCGGGCGGGGCGAGAACCGGGCCATGGTTCATGAACTTGAAATCGGCGCTGTCCCCATCGACGGCCTTGATCTGGACCAGTATGGAGTGGTGTGCATGGTGGACACCCAGCCGGGCACGGGGAACAATTCCTTTCCCGCCGGCCGCCGGGTGCACGTCGTCATCGACCACCATCCCCTGCGTATCGAGGCACCCGGCCCCTGGGTCGACGTGCGGGAGAACTACGGGGCCTCGGCGACCATCCTCTTCGAGTACCTCGTCGCTCAGGATGTCTACCTGAGCACCAAGCTGGCCACGATCCTGTTCTACGCCATCAAGTCAGAGACCCAGGATTTGGGTCGAGAGTGGTGTCGGGCCGACCGGGAGGCTTACCTCTCTCTCCTTCCATTGGCCAATAACCGGATCCTTTTCAACATCACTCACCCCAAGTCCCCCCGCGCCTACTTTTTCTCCTTCTACCGGGCGCTTAAGAACGCCCGCATTTTCGATCGGGTTCTGGTCTTCAACCTTTACGACATCGAGATTCCTGACATGGTGGCCGAAATGGCTGATTTCCTGCTTCGCATGGAGGGGATCGAGGTCGTCCTGGGCATGGGGCGGTACGGGGAGAAGGAAATTCTTTCTCTTCGCACCTCCGATCTCTCCCTGAAAGCGGGGGAGGCCCTGCACCGGGTCGTCGACGGTCTCGGCAGCGCCGGGGGACACGGCATGACCGCGGGCGGACAGATCCGGTCCATGCAAGGCAGCAAGGCCGCCCAGCGGGAACTGGAGGAGACCTTGACCCGCAGGCTCCTGAAGACCCTGGGCATGCCCTTGGTGTATGGCGCAAAGCTGATTCCCTCCTGA
- a CDS encoding N-acetylmuramoyl-L-alanine amidase, translated as MVRTLILLCLALTLSVPAAASVELSLGRQKPTTIHEVYLRDGVAYLALDDLLPTLGLRGRWDSVEHVYLIKSSWGTAVISPGSQFLRQGERFVPLQRPPRFIDGRLRVSSDFITEHLAQMVERPIYFRNLHPTAPTQQEKQNPLDRLFAFLLRKKQPVSGGGLHGVAIDPGHGGQDPGVLGPLGGKEKEVTLEVARQLEKLVKMRLGIPTFLSRDGDYSLTWEKRLEPAARPEVDVLLLLHAQASLGHDPRGLSLFVRPREGLPGGGPEVGDGESMRLARHLTEALRDSGMEVAGIREAPLLPLGRGDLPTVLVELGYLSHPGDRVLLQDADGQQKLAGALFAGLKAFADELKEVSH; from the coding sequence ATGGTCCGAACTTTAATCCTGCTCTGCCTAGCTCTGACCCTCTCCGTGCCGGCCGCGGCCTCTGTGGAACTGTCCCTCGGGCGCCAGAAGCCGACCACTATTCACGAAGTCTACCTGCGCGACGGGGTCGCCTACCTGGCGCTCGACGACCTGCTTCCTACCCTGGGCCTGCGCGGCCGGTGGGATTCTGTGGAGCACGTCTACCTCATCAAGAGTTCATGGGGCACCGCGGTCATCTCCCCGGGCAGCCAGTTTTTGCGCCAGGGGGAGCGGTTCGTTCCCCTGCAACGCCCCCCCCGATTCATCGACGGCCGACTGCGGGTTTCCTCGGATTTCATTACCGAGCATCTCGCCCAGATGGTCGAGAGGCCGATCTACTTCCGCAATCTCCATCCGACCGCCCCGACACAGCAGGAGAAGCAAAACCCCCTCGATCGCTTATTCGCCTTCCTGCTGCGCAAGAAGCAGCCGGTCTCCGGAGGCGGATTGCACGGGGTGGCCATTGACCCCGGCCACGGCGGCCAGGACCCGGGGGTTCTCGGCCCTCTCGGAGGCAAGGAAAAGGAGGTGACCCTTGAGGTCGCCCGGCAGTTGGAGAAGCTTGTCAAGATGCGGCTCGGCATCCCGACCTTTCTGAGCCGCGACGGCGATTATTCCCTGACCTGGGAAAAGCGCCTGGAGCCTGCGGCACGCCCTGAGGTCGACGTGCTTCTCCTGCTCCACGCACAGGCCTCCCTCGGTCATGACCCGCGGGGACTCAGTCTTTTTGTGCGGCCTCGCGAGGGGCTTCCCGGTGGCGGTCCCGAGGTTGGCGATGGGGAAAGCATGCGCCTGGCTCGCCACCTCACCGAGGCCCTGCGCGATTCCGGCATGGAGGTCGCCGGGATTCGCGAGGCGCCTTTGCTGCCTCTCGGCCGGGGCGACCTGCCCACGGTCTTGGTGGAGCTGGGTTATCTGTCCCACCCCGGGGATCGGGTTCTGCTGCAGGATGCGGATGGGCAACAAAAACTGGCCGGCGCTCTGTTTGCAGGGCTGAAGGCTTTTGCAGATGAACTCAAGGAGGTCTCACATTGA
- a CDS encoding SRPBCC family protein codes for MKLYRLHYRQKLPVSLEEAWRFFSDPANLASITPPGLGFVVTSPPQSAMYPGMIISYRIRPLVNIPLAWVTEITHVRQPTYFVDEQRAGPYRFWQHQHHFRAIPGGVEMEDLVHYALPLGLLGNFLQRVAVGRQLEEIFSFRRHTLESLFPVQ; via the coding sequence ATGAAACTTTATCGCCTCCATTACCGGCAAAAACTGCCTGTCTCTCTCGAGGAGGCGTGGCGGTTTTTTTCCGACCCGGCCAACCTGGCCTCCATCACTCCACCGGGGCTCGGTTTCGTTGTGACCTCGCCCCCACAGTCCGCCATGTACCCCGGTATGATTATTTCCTACCGCATCCGTCCCCTCGTCAACATCCCCCTTGCCTGGGTGACCGAGATCACCCACGTTCGACAACCCACCTATTTCGTCGACGAACAGCGCGCTGGTCCTTATCGTTTCTGGCAGCATCAGCACCATTTTCGAGCCATTCCCGGCGGCGTGGAGATGGAGGACCTGGTTCACTACGCCCTGCCCCTAGGTCTTCTGGGTAATTTTCTTCAGCGAGTTGCGGTTGGCCGCCAGTTGGAAGAGATCTTTTCTTTCAGGCGTCACACCCTCGAGAGCCTTTTCCCCGTTCAATGA
- a CDS encoding TIGR00725 family protein codes for MGRTVIGVVGASSVSAGGYDKARQVGRLLAERGATLVCGGLGGVMEAACRGCSEAGGLAVGLLPGGEAGQANAYVSLAIPTNMGHARNVIIAHTAQALIAVEGEYGTLSEMAIALKLGRPVIALDAGYRLEGLAHAATAEEAVRLALESLGGEGGLS; via the coding sequence ATGGGCAGAACGGTCATCGGGGTTGTCGGGGCCTCCAGCGTCAGCGCCGGCGGATACGACAAGGCGCGGCAGGTCGGCCGGCTTCTGGCGGAGCGGGGGGCGACCCTGGTCTGCGGTGGCCTGGGTGGGGTCATGGAGGCGGCCTGCCGTGGGTGCAGCGAGGCCGGGGGGTTGGCGGTCGGCCTTTTGCCCGGCGGCGAGGCGGGACAGGCCAATGCCTACGTGTCCCTGGCCATTCCCACCAACATGGGGCACGCCCGCAACGTTATCATCGCCCATACGGCTCAGGCACTGATCGCCGTGGAAGGAGAATACGGAACCCTCTCCGAGATGGCCATCGCCCTCAAGCTGGGGCGCCCGGTCATCGCCCTCGACGCCGGATATCGTCTCGAAGGCCTGGCCCATGCCGCTACCGCCGAGGAGGCGGTACGGCTGGCCCTGGAGAGCCTCGGCGGCGAAGGGGGCCTATCATGA
- a CDS encoding XTP/dITP diphosphatase, protein MMELVVATRNEGKLREIRRLLEGTRLEARGLDAFPELAEIEEDGDTFEANARKKALTVARHTGLLTLADDSGLSVEALAGQPGVRSARYAGEGASDADNNRKLVEALAVVSPERRQGAFHCAMALCWPEGKCLVFEGRLEGLLLDEPRGEGGFGYDPLFLVREYGKTLAELPLEVKNRISHRGQALRCALEYLQKLP, encoded by the coding sequence ATCATGGAACTGGTGGTCGCGACCCGCAACGAGGGTAAACTCCGGGAGATTCGGCGACTGCTCGAGGGGACCAGGTTGGAGGCCCGGGGGCTTGACGCCTTTCCCGAATTGGCGGAGATTGAGGAGGACGGCGATACCTTCGAGGCCAATGCCCGCAAAAAGGCCCTGACCGTGGCCCGTCATACGGGTCTCCTGACGCTGGCTGACGATTCGGGGCTGAGTGTTGAGGCTCTCGCCGGGCAGCCCGGAGTGCGTTCCGCCCGCTATGCGGGTGAGGGGGCCAGCGACGCCGACAATAACCGGAAGCTTGTTGAAGCTCTGGCGGTAGTTTCCCCTGAACGGCGCCAGGGAGCTTTCCACTGCGCCATGGCCCTGTGTTGGCCAGAGGGGAAGTGTCTCGTTTTCGAGGGGCGTCTCGAAGGCCTGCTCCTGGACGAGCCGCGCGGCGAGGGAGGCTTCGGTTACGACCCCCTCTTCCTGGTGCGGGAGTATGGCAAGACTCTTGCGGAACTCCCCCTGGAGGTGAAAAATCGCATCAGCCATCGGGGGCAGGCCCTACGCTGCGCCCTCGAGTATCTCCAGAAACTTCCCTGA
- a CDS encoding 4Fe-4S dicluster domain-containing protein codes for MKLNRRTFLAGMAAATGAMMVPCSRARAAASKDSYATLIDLTRCDGCSGEEVPLCVGACRTACTPKFPEPDPAKLKDYWPQPFHEDWSGRRDITDRLTPYNWSYVQRVSVDVDGRRKEVAIPRRCMHCDNPPCVKLCPFGTNKKTPEGPVHIDPDLCFGGAKCRTVCPWHVPQRQAGVGIYTHLDPLPVGGGVMYKCDLCRDRLALGEQPACLAACPRQAMHLGTRREIEALADDLVARCQGHLYGRTENGGTSTFYVSPVPFEELDRALLEQAEDPKKVMRLHQPENLLERHTVLAKAALVAPVAGAVGAFAATVIKNRDDEK; via the coding sequence GTGAAGTTGAATAGAAGAACCTTCCTTGCTGGGATGGCTGCGGCCACCGGCGCGATGATGGTGCCATGTTCGAGAGCCCGGGCGGCCGCGAGCAAGGACTCCTACGCCACGCTCATTGACCTGACCCGGTGCGACGGTTGCTCCGGAGAGGAGGTCCCGCTTTGCGTGGGGGCCTGCCGCACGGCTTGTACGCCCAAATTCCCCGAGCCGGACCCGGCAAAACTCAAGGACTATTGGCCCCAACCCTTCCACGAGGACTGGAGCGGTCGGCGCGACATCACCGATCGGCTCACACCCTACAACTGGAGCTATGTCCAGAGGGTGTCCGTCGATGTGGACGGCCGGCGGAAGGAAGTGGCCATCCCCCGTCGCTGCATGCACTGCGACAACCCCCCCTGCGTCAAGCTCTGCCCCTTTGGAACCAACAAAAAGACCCCGGAAGGTCCGGTTCACATCGACCCAGACCTCTGCTTCGGTGGTGCAAAATGCCGCACGGTCTGCCCCTGGCATGTGCCGCAGCGGCAGGCGGGTGTTGGAATCTACACCCATCTCGACCCCCTGCCGGTGGGGGGGGGAGTTATGTACAAGTGCGATCTTTGCCGGGATCGCCTCGCTCTGGGTGAGCAGCCCGCCTGCCTGGCCGCCTGTCCCCGGCAGGCCATGCACCTGGGGACCCGGCGCGAGATCGAAGCGCTCGCCGACGACTTGGTGGCCCGTTGTCAGGGACACCTTTATGGTCGTACCGAGAACGGAGGGACCTCGACATTCTACGTTTCCCCTGTCCCCTTCGAGGAACTCGATCGTGCCCTGCTTGAGCAGGCCGAGGACCCCAAAAAGGTAATGCGCCTGCACCAACCCGAGAACCTTCTGGAGCGGCACACCGTCCTGGCCAAGGCGGCCCTCGTCGCCCCGGTGGCCGGAGCGGTGGGGGCTTTCGCCGCCACCGTGATAAAGAACAGAGATGATGAAAAATAG
- a CDS encoding cytochrome b/b6 domain-containing protein, with the protein MMKNSEKVVRHSLAVRLVHWLVAISGLLLIFTGMGELPMYKRYNLVKLPGLGWAGDFELNLILHYGTAVVFGAAVCFHLVYHLRRRELAAWPQKGDFRESLSIIKALLSGGEEPPHGKFLAEQRLAYAATGAVSLLLLLTGLLKSYKNLGAIVIDPSILQVVTVLHTVGTMVFMLLIIAHVGAFALRANWPLLPTMLTGAVNRDYARRRHRKWRI; encoded by the coding sequence ATGATGAAAAATAGCGAAAAGGTAGTCCGTCACTCTCTCGCTGTGCGGCTTGTCCACTGGTTGGTCGCCATCAGTGGCCTGTTGCTGATTTTTACCGGGATGGGCGAGTTGCCCATGTACAAGCGCTACAACCTGGTCAAGTTGCCGGGGCTGGGCTGGGCCGGAGATTTCGAACTGAACCTGATTCTTCACTACGGGACGGCCGTCGTGTTCGGTGCGGCGGTCTGCTTTCACCTGGTATACCACCTGCGGAGAAGGGAGCTGGCAGCCTGGCCGCAGAAAGGCGACTTCAGGGAGAGCCTTTCCATTATCAAGGCACTCTTGTCGGGCGGAGAGGAGCCGCCCCACGGCAAATTCCTCGCCGAGCAGCGCCTGGCGTACGCCGCGACCGGAGCCGTGTCCCTGCTGCTTCTGCTCACCGGTTTGCTCAAGAGCTACAAGAACCTGGGGGCCATCGTCATCGATCCTTCCATCCTGCAGGTGGTGACCGTCCTTCACACCGTTGGGACAATGGTTTTCATGCTGCTGATCATCGCCCACGTGGGGGCCTTTGCCCTGAGGGCCAACTGGCCCCTGCTGCCGACCATGCTCACCGGCGCGGTGAACCGGGATTACGCCCGAAGGCGCCATCGCAAGTGGCGCATCTAG
- a CDS encoding heavy metal translocating P-type ATPase produces MKQTTVSVHGMSCQRCASKVTSALESLDGVKAVRVSLEKEEASVVYDELRAGRREILAAITAAGFQAGGVLGAAHRAPSETQEEAGEPKRTETFTLQLGGMTCANCARTVEKGVFGLEGVQEASVNFAVEKLTVVFDADRLNTGDIVGKVQDLGYRALLPGTAPEIPGRLIFAIQGMHCASCARTIEKKLQSLGGVRSVQVNLAGDSAAVEFDPAELGRVEIFRAVQDAGFTPLESRGGAGEQDEARAQLRWLLFSAILTLPILPLMWTEPFGGSTVYLNALLATVIQFSAGLTFYRGAWTSLRNRSANMDVLVAMGITAAYGYSMFALLNLFGVSGHVFFETSAMLVTFIRFGKWLEARAKGKASQALKALLQLQADRASLLVDGREEDVPADRVGIGDRVVVRPGEKIPVDGEVEEGSSAVDESMVTGESVPVDKEAGDSVTGATINRTGRLVVRATRVGEETVLAQIVRMVEEAQADKAPIQRLADAVSNVFVPAVVAVALATFLLWRFAAGAEFLFAFKMAIAVLVIACPCALGLATPTAIMVGSAVGLSAGILFKRASVLENMSRLDVLLLDKTGTLTKGEFSVTDLIPAGGESEAELLRVAAGAEAGSLHPLARAVVRRARQEGIDIPAVGEVTEVGGHGLIAEVEGARVLAGSHRLMEREGVDVTPLMETVDELTAAGKSVVYLARSGALLGVVGLADTLHENAGKTIARLRDLGLKTVMITGDRAAAARAAAAEIGVDAVEAEVLPSDKLEVVRRYQGQGHFVGMVGDGINDAPALAQADIGIAIGSGTDVAKETGDMVLVRGDILDVERGIRLGRRTLAKVKQNLFWAFFYNVVGIPIAAGALYPAFGVVLKPEFAGLAMAFSSVSVVTNSLLLRRYRRRL; encoded by the coding sequence GTGAAGCAGACCACGGTGTCCGTCCACGGAATGAGCTGCCAGAGGTGCGCGTCTAAGGTCACTTCGGCGTTGGAGTCCCTGGACGGGGTGAAGGCGGTGCGGGTCTCCTTGGAGAAAGAGGAGGCGTCGGTCGTTTATGATGAGCTCCGGGCGGGCCGACGGGAGATCTTGGCGGCCATCACCGCTGCCGGTTTTCAGGCTGGCGGGGTCCTTGGGGCGGCACACCGGGCACCATCGGAGACCCAGGAGGAAGCCGGGGAGCCGAAGCGGACCGAAACTTTCACCCTGCAGCTTGGGGGAATGACCTGCGCCAATTGCGCCCGAACGGTCGAAAAGGGGGTTTTCGGCCTGGAAGGGGTGCAGGAGGCCTCGGTCAACTTCGCGGTGGAAAAGCTGACCGTGGTCTTCGACGCCGATCGCCTGAATACCGGCGACATCGTGGGCAAGGTGCAGGATCTCGGCTATCGGGCCCTGTTGCCGGGGACTGCCCCCGAGATCCCAGGGCGGCTGATCTTCGCGATCCAGGGCATGCACTGCGCCTCCTGCGCCCGGACGATCGAGAAGAAGCTTCAGTCCCTGGGAGGTGTGCGCTCCGTTCAGGTCAACCTTGCCGGTGACAGCGCCGCCGTGGAGTTCGATCCCGCCGAACTCGGCCGGGTCGAGATCTTTCGGGCCGTGCAGGACGCCGGCTTCACTCCCCTGGAGTCCCGGGGGGGCGCAGGCGAGCAGGACGAGGCCCGCGCCCAGCTTCGCTGGCTGCTCTTCTCCGCTATACTCACCCTTCCCATCCTTCCTTTGATGTGGACCGAGCCTTTCGGCGGGTCCACCGTCTACCTCAACGCCCTGCTCGCCACGGTCATCCAGTTCAGCGCTGGCCTCACGTTTTACCGTGGCGCCTGGACGTCGCTTCGAAACCGTTCGGCCAATATGGACGTGCTGGTGGCCATGGGAATCACCGCTGCCTACGGCTATTCGATGTTCGCCCTGCTGAACCTGTTCGGGGTTTCGGGTCATGTCTTTTTCGAGACGAGTGCCATGCTGGTCACCTTCATCCGCTTTGGTAAGTGGCTGGAGGCCCGGGCCAAGGGGAAGGCGAGCCAGGCCCTGAAGGCATTGCTCCAGCTCCAGGCCGACAGGGCGTCCCTGCTGGTGGACGGCCGCGAGGAGGATGTGCCGGCGGACCGTGTCGGCATCGGCGACCGGGTCGTGGTCCGCCCCGGAGAGAAGATCCCCGTGGACGGGGAGGTGGAAGAGGGCAGTTCGGCGGTGGACGAATCGATGGTCACCGGCGAGTCGGTGCCGGTGGACAAGGAGGCGGGCGACAGCGTCACCGGGGCCACCATCAACCGGACCGGCAGGCTGGTGGTCAGGGCCACTCGGGTCGGCGAGGAGACGGTGCTCGCTCAGATCGTGCGCATGGTGGAGGAGGCCCAGGCGGACAAGGCCCCCATCCAGCGCCTGGCCGATGCCGTATCCAATGTTTTCGTCCCCGCCGTGGTGGCCGTCGCCCTGGCGACCTTTCTCCTCTGGCGGTTTGCCGCGGGGGCCGAGTTCCTTTTCGCTTTCAAGATGGCGATCGCGGTTCTGGTCATCGCCTGCCCCTGCGCGCTCGGTTTGGCCACCCCGACCGCCATCATGGTCGGCAGTGCTGTCGGTCTCTCGGCCGGAATCCTCTTCAAGCGCGCGTCGGTCCTGGAGAACATGTCCAGGCTTGACGTGCTGCTGCTCGACAAGACCGGCACCCTCACCAAGGGGGAGTTCTCCGTCACCGACCTGATTCCCGCCGGGGGCGAAAGCGAGGCGGAACTGCTGCGGGTCGCAGCCGGGGCCGAGGCGGGCAGCCTGCACCCCCTGGCCCGGGCAGTGGTTCGCCGTGCGCGTCAGGAGGGCATCGACATCCCCGCCGTCGGGGAGGTGACGGAGGTTGGCGGCCACGGTCTGATCGCAGAGGTGGAGGGCGCAAGAGTTCTCGCCGGAAGCCATCGTCTCATGGAGCGCGAGGGGGTGGACGTGACCCCCCTGATGGAGACGGTGGATGAACTGACCGCCGCCGGCAAGTCGGTGGTCTATCTCGCCAGATCGGGCGCCTTGCTGGGGGTGGTGGGCCTTGCCGACACCCTTCATGAGAACGCTGGCAAGACCATTGCCCGGCTCAGGGACCTGGGGCTGAAGACGGTGATGATCACCGGCGACCGGGCCGCGGCGGCCCGGGCGGCGGCTGCCGAGATCGGCGTGGACGCGGTGGAGGCCGAGGTCCTTCCGAGCGACAAACTGGAAGTTGTCCGCAGGTACCAGGGGCAGGGGCACTTCGTGGGGATGGTCGGTGACGGCATCAACGACGCACCGGCCCTGGCCCAGGCGGATATCGGCATCGCTATCGGTAGCGGTACGGACGTGGCCAAGGAGACCGGCGACATGGTCCTGGTCCGGGGGGACATTCTGGACGTGGAACGGGGTATCCGCCTCGGCCGCAGGACCCTGGCCAAGGTCAAACAGAACCTGTTCTGGGCCTTCTTTTACAACGTGGTCGGCATCCCCATTGCCGCCGGTGCCCTTTACCCGGCCTTCGGGGTGGTTCTCAAGCCCGAGTTCGCCGGCCTCGCCATGGCCTTCTCGAGCGTTTCGGTGGTCACCAACAGCCTGTTGCTTCGCCGCTACCGGCGCCGGCTCTGA
- a CDS encoding 4-oxalocrotonate tautomerase family protein → MPFVNVRITTGATKEQKEQLVEGITDLLARVLSKNPASTHVVVEEVPPGNWGVRGETVESLRAKGVPGISPK, encoded by the coding sequence ATGCCCTTCGTGAACGTGCGCATCACTACCGGGGCGACGAAAGAGCAAAAGGAACAGCTTGTCGAGGGAATCACCGACCTGCTTGCCAGGGTTTTGAGCAAGAACCCGGCATCGACCCATGTGGTCGTCGAGGAGGTGCCCCCGGGCAACTGGGGAGTGCGGGGGGAGACGGTGGAGAGCCTCCGTGCCAAGGGGGTTCCCGGCATTTCCCCGAAGTGA
- a CDS encoding peptidoglycan-binding domain-containing protein: MKTKVFLSTIATVAVALMLSACASTEPQMAGTTTGAMMESGASMAEIQAREAGLAQQQALLAAKESQLAQQNMQLERQMAALSAEQKALEAQQMSSMMQTPAAPALQFAGGEALFPPNAELGHCYARLFIPAEYQTVTEKVLKHEAGERIEIIPARYETVTEKVLAQEASQRLEVIPAQHDWVEEQILVQPAKTKLVEVPARYETVTEQIMVKPAQTVWKKGTGPIQRIDESTGEILCLVEEPPQYRTVSKQVLKSPATTKAIETPAVYKTVKKQILVKEPTTRVIDIPATYNTVQVTKLVEPAREVRIPVAAQYQTVTKKTKVSEDHMEWREILCDTNTTRSKVMEIQRALQKAGYNPGPIDGNVGSQTMAAVNAFQKDKNLAVGKYLTVSTVKALGVSP, translated from the coding sequence ATGAAGACCAAGGTGTTCCTCAGCACAATCGCTACCGTAGCGGTTGCCTTGATGCTGAGTGCCTGCGCCTCGACCGAGCCTCAGATGGCCGGGACCACGACCGGAGCGATGATGGAATCCGGCGCGAGCATGGCTGAAATCCAGGCGCGTGAGGCAGGGCTTGCCCAACAGCAGGCACTTCTGGCTGCAAAAGAGTCCCAATTGGCGCAGCAGAACATGCAGCTTGAACGCCAGATGGCGGCCCTCTCGGCTGAGCAGAAAGCCCTGGAAGCCCAGCAGATGTCCTCCATGATGCAGACTCCGGCGGCACCCGCTCTCCAGTTCGCCGGGGGTGAAGCTCTCTTCCCGCCCAACGCCGAACTTGGCCATTGTTATGCCCGGCTGTTCATTCCGGCCGAGTACCAGACCGTGACCGAGAAGGTCCTCAAGCACGAGGCGGGAGAGCGGATCGAGATCATCCCCGCCCGCTACGAGACGGTCACCGAGAAAGTGCTGGCCCAAGAGGCCTCTCAGAGGCTCGAGGTGATCCCTGCCCAGCATGACTGGGTGGAAGAGCAGATTCTCGTGCAGCCGGCAAAGACGAAACTGGTGGAAGTTCCCGCCCGCTACGAGACGGTCACAGAGCAGATCATGGTCAAGCCTGCCCAGACTGTTTGGAAAAAGGGGACCGGCCCCATCCAGCGGATCGACGAGTCGACAGGTGAGATCCTTTGCCTGGTGGAAGAACCTCCTCAGTACCGGACCGTTTCCAAGCAGGTCCTCAAGTCTCCGGCCACCACCAAGGCGATTGAGACTCCGGCCGTTTACAAGACCGTGAAGAAGCAGATACTGGTCAAGGAACCCACCACCCGGGTGATCGATATCCCGGCCACGTACAATACCGTCCAGGTGACGAAACTGGTCGAACCGGCCCGCGAAGTGCGGATTCCGGTGGCAGCCCAGTATCAGACGGTGACAAAGAAGACGAAGGTGTCCGAAGACCACATGGAGTGGAGAGAGATTCTCTGTGACACCAATACAACCCGCAGCAAGGTCATGGAAATCCAGCGGGCGCTGCAAAAAGCGGGCTACAACCCTGGTCCTATCGACGGCAACGTCGGTTCCCAGACAATGGCGGCTGTCAATGCCTTCCAGAAGGACAAAAACCTGGCGGTTGGCAAGTACTTGACCGTGAGTACGGTTAAGGCCCTGGGCGTCTCGCCCTAA